AAAAATAAGTTCCATCAATTTCAGAGGAGGTACCCTCGAATGTTCCTTTCAGAAAAATATTGACACCAGGAATTGTTTCACCTTTTTGATCCTTGACAACCCCTTGGATGGTGGTCTGCGCCAAAGAACAATTGACCAGGAAGATGAAACAGATGGCTAAAATAATTTTCATGGAAATAATATTTGATCCAAAATTGGTTTGAAACCAATCCTGAAAAAATTAAAGTTGACTGAAGTGTAGAATTGGGGGACTGAAGTGTAGGGTGAATGGACAGAAGACGGGAGACAGGAGACGGAAGAAGCGAGAGATTAGAACCAAAGCCTGTCCTGATGAAAATCGGGGAGTCAAGAATCAGGAATCAAGTTTGGGGTGCCGTCATTCTGAGTTCCTTACATTTTTCAAAATGTTCAGAATAGGAAATGTCATCAATGCGGGATGCAGACCTCTCCTGACTACCAATGACATAAAATCATTCTTCATGTAAATTAAGGATTTTCTCTTCAATTTCTTGTGGGACAATATCCATGTTCAGTTCCACTGCTAGCCTTTGTATCAATTTCATTTTCTGTTTTTGCATGATTTCCTCGTAATATTTTATACCGAACTCTACAAAATCAGATCCTTTTACCATTAACCTCCAATATTGCTCTGCAAGTTTTCTTGCCATGGCCTTGATGGCTACCCTCGGACCTTTTCTTCCACATAGTCTTCTGCCGAATGCCCCGAGTGCAATTTTCTTGCTGTTCAATAGCCCTTGGGCAATTACCCTGAATATCTGGCCGGCTTTCGGTCTGCCTTTGGACTTGTTCTTTTTCTTTCTACCCGATTGGTGCTGGCCAGGGGATAGCCCCAACCAGCTGGTAAAGTGTTTTTCGGTCTTCCATCTGGAAAGATCCGGACCCGTTTCGGTCAACACTTGAAACCATGTATAATCGGTGAACCCGGACAGCTTGGTGGCATCCTTGCCACCGAATATTTTCAGAAGGTATTTTCCCAAATCCGAAACATCGGGTTTATTATGCCTGATCTGTTTTCGCTTCATACCTTTTGGGAACTCGTACAGGTCCATGTTTTGCTTATTGAATGTATCCTGGATCTTCTTATCACAGTCTGATATCTGGGCTTTGTAAAACCTGTATGCCTCATAGGCCTGTTTAAGTGCAAACAGTCCTGCTTCGGTATAAAACCCTTCAAGAGCTTTTACTATTTTCTCACCCTTTTTCTTTATCAGACTGTGATGGCACAGGGAAAGTAGTTTCTGGGGGTCCCTTTCTCCTTGGAGGATGGCTTCTATCATCACCGTTCCGCTGGCACCGTGCACCTGGCTGAGAACCTCGGGAAGCCTGATATTCATTTCAATAAGTGCTTTCTGCATATGGTTTATATGCATGGACATACTCCGGATATGGTCCTCTCTGAGCCTTTGGTAAGAGCGGAGCTCTTTCATCAGACCTTCAGCTACAAAGCACCTGTTCAACAGTCCATGGGCGTGGAGTTGGTTGATCCACTGACAGTCTTTCACATCGGTTTTCCTGCCTGGGACCTGTTTGGTCTGGCGTCCGTCAACAAGCCAGACATCAAGTCCTGCCTCTGTAAGGATATCATAGAGAATAACCCAATAGCTGCCGGTCGCTTCCATGGCAACAGAAGTGACACCTGCTTCTATTAGATAAACTGCGGCTTTCCTGAAGTCTGAAGTAAAGGTTTCAAAACTCGCGACTTCTTTTCCTTCGATGTCGACATAGATGCTCCTGGAGCCTATATCGATACCAGCTGTGTTTTGATGGATCTTTTTCATAAAACTACCTGATAAAGAAATATTGGCCTTAAGCCTGTTTGAAGAACTGTAAAAGGCAGGCTACCATTCGGACAAGCATATTGCTGTACCACTATTTCGTTCTCAATCAAACAGGACCACACTCGAGGACAGGCACGGGGCACTATACAATGGGACGGCCATACTGCTCAAGGTTACTCTAATTTACTACCATGTCATTCCTTTTTCGTATGTTTCTGAAAAAATGTTGTAAACTCGAGGTGACAAGGCAAAGTCCAGTAATTGATTCGAATGCTATTTGTAGTTCTAAACCATCAATTTCCAAATCTGTCATTAGAAATGAGTTTTATTCTCGAAAATCCCCAACCATCACATATTGCTAGAAAAAACCTGATTTTTTGTTTTAAATTACTGATAAAACCCAAAGACCTATGAAATACTTGATCACATTATTTGGTTTATTCCTGATGCAGATGGCTATCGCCCAAGAGGAAAAAATCGGCATATTCAGTCACAGCAAAGACATTGGAAATCCAAAACTGAAAGGGAAAACTGTCTATGACCAAGAAACCCAAACTTACCATCTTCAAGGAGCCGGATATAATATTTGGTTTGAAAGGGATGAGTTTCATTATGCCTTTGATAAAATAGAGGGGGATTTTATTCTGACTGCCAATTTTGAGTTTGTAGGTGAAGGTGTAGATCTCCACCGAAAAGTCGGATTGATGGTCAGGGAATCGGAGGATGAAAATGCGGCACATATTACTGCTACACTTCACGGTGACGGACTTACTGTCTTACAGTGGCGGGAGCTGAAAGGTGCCTTTATGCGGGATCCGGAGGATGAGATTTTTGCTCCGAAGAGCCATTATTCCATCCTTCAATTGGAGCGGGTCGGGGATGAATTTATCATGCGCGCTGCCCTCCCGAATGAACCACTTCAGGTAATCGGTTCCCACAAAATGTCTGTCATGAAAAACGCTGTTTTGGTGGGCATTTTTATCGGTTCGCACAATGAAGACGTTTTGGAAGAAGCCAAAGCTTGGAATGTAAGATTGGACAAGCCTGTTGCTGACAGTTACAATCCGGGAAGGGATGGATATTTGGGCTGCCGTTTGGAAACCATGAATGTTTTTACAGGAGTAAGAAAAGTGATCTTTGAAAAAGATGGCCGCTTTGAAGCGCCTAATTGGATGCCCGATGGCCAAAAGTTATTGATCAATATGGATGGTTCACTTTACAAAATCCCTGTAGAAGGCGGGAGTTTGGAAAAACTCAATACCGGATTCGCTGACCGGAACAACAATGACCATGGGATATCATTTGACGGAAAAATGCTGGCCATCAGCCATCAAAGAGAAGGTTATCCCGGTTGGGGATCGACAGTGTACGTACTTCCCTTGGAGGGCGGTGAACCGACCTTGGTAACCGAAGAGACCCCTTCCTATTGGCATGGATGGTCGCCCAATGGCAAAGAAGTCCTATATGTGGCTTCCCGGGGAGAAAGAAAAACCTATGACATTTACAAAAAAAATATCAAAGGCGGAGATGAAGTAGCCTTGACCAATACCAAGCCCGGAGAGCATGTGGATGGATGTGAATATTCCCCTGATGGGAAATACATTTATTACAATGGCAGTAAATCCGGAACCATGCAGATTTGGAGAATGAAACCGGACGGATCTGAACCCGAACAACTGACTTTTGACGAAACCAATGATTGGTTTCCCCATATTTCGCCCGATGGCAAATGGCTGGTGTATATTTCCTTTCCTGAAGACATTCCTGTAAATGACCATCCTTCCTACAAAAGAGTCGCCCTTAAAATGATGCCCACTTCAGGAGGCGCCCCAAGGGTAATTGCATATTTGTATGGTGGACAGGGTACCATCAATGTGCCATCCTGGTCACCGGACAGTCAGTCGATTGCCTTTGTCAGTAACTTCGGGAAATAAATTAGGGACAACAGAATCTGTGTTCATCTGCGAAATCTGCGGTTGTATATCTTTAACCACAGATGTCCGCGGATTTTCACAGATTATAAAGGTGCTTTGGAAAGGGGTTATCAGAGTTTAAGTGCTTAATTCAGAGATAGCGGAGGTAGAACCTCCTCACTCACGGGTCCGGAGGTACAACCTTCGGACAACAGGACAACGGAATCTGTGTTCATCTGTGAAATCTGCGGTTGTATTTTTTTAACCACAGATGTCCGCGGATTTTCACAGATTATAAAGGTGCTTTTGGAAAGGGATTTTTTGAGTTTAAGTGCTTAATTCAGAGATAGTGGAGGTAGAACCTCCAAACTCAGTGATCCGAAGGTACAACCATCGGACAACAGGACAACGGAATCTGTGTTCATCTGTGAAATCTGTGGTTGTGTTTTTTTAACCACAGATGTTCGCGGATTTTCACAGATTATAAAAGGACTTTGGAAAGAGAGTTTAAGTGCTTAATTTAGAGATATTGGAGGTAGAACCTCCTCACTCAGTGATCCGAAGGTACAACCTTCGGATAACAGGACAACGGACGAGTTAATATGCTTAAACGCCTATCTCAGATCTATTTTCTAAGGCCTAGTGTCTCACTTTTTCAATCTCAATTTCAACACATAACTATCGGCCGTCATAAAAAAGGTTTTTTCGTCTGTGGAAAACGCACAGTTTGAAGTAGCCTCTCCGGTGGCAATTCTTGCAAGGGGTTTTCCTGCTGCATCAAATATCCACACGCCTCCCGGACCGGTGGCGAAGATAGTCCCCGAACTGTGGACCTTCATCCCATCGGGCAATCCCTTGTAACCTTCTTTGCCTACATAGGAAGTGGCGTCGAAGAAAAGGCTACGGTTGTGGATAAGTCCGTTCTCTCCAACTTCATATTTGAACCAAACAGCTTGGTCAGGGTCGGAATTGGCCAGATAAAAGTATTTTTCATCCGGACTAAATGCCAGGCCGTTTGGCCGGGAAATGCTGTCCAAAAGCAGTAATTCCCCATCCGTTTTCAGACAATAGATTCCCTGGAAATCCAACTCCTTAGCCGGGTCATCCATATTGAATTCCAAGCCATAAGGTGGGTCGGTGAAATACATATTTCCGGCCTTATCAAAAACCACATCGTTTGGACTGTTAAGCCTTTTGCCCTGAAAGTTATCCACAAGGGTGATAAATTTTGATTGAGGTTGGTCCAAGGGACTGTCCATCCTGGCCATCCTGCGGTCACCATGCTGACACATGACCAATCTGCCCTGAGGATCCAAAGTCAACCCATTGGCACCGACTTCACCGCCTCTTTGGGTTTCTCCGGTATAGCCTGAAGGTTTGATATAAATACTGCTTTCCCGATCCTTTACCTGATAGATGGCATTATTGGGGATATCGGTAAAGACCAAAGTTTGGGTCTCCTCCAACCAAAGCGGCCCCTCGGTCCAGGCATGGCCTGTGGATAAGATTTCCAGTTTGGCTTCCGGGTCCAGGATTTCCAATATCTTGTTATCAAAGATTTCTATAAAGGCATCTTGTTTGTAATTCATATCGGTTTGGGTTTTGGTGCAGGAGAGAATCAGGATGGGTATAAAACAAAGCAGTAATCGGTTCATAGGTCAAGGGGTTTGGTGGAGGATTGATCTAAAATAAGCATAAAAATGTGGATAGACTATCGTTACTTTTGATTCAGTCAATTTTTAAACATGAATGGGCTTTACATTAGGCTACTCGTAGGAAGTGTCTTTATCCTAAAAAAGGATGATTTAGTGAATTATAGGAATAAAATAAAAATGCCATCCTTCACTAGATGGATGACATTTTTGCATTCCCGATTCTGACCTTTTAATCCTTCAAAAGCTCCCTAATAGTAGCCATTGGAAGAAACATCCTGTCTGAGGTGTTTAGTTTTATAAAACCATAAAGCTCATAAAATTTTATTGCAGCATTATCTATTGGATCAACAAAAACTCCGGCAATTCCCAAGACTTCTGATACTTTTAAAATTTCAGTAAATGCTTCAACCAACAAATAACCTCCAAGACCCTTACCTTGGTAATTTTTATCTATGGCTAATCTTCCGATTGCAGCAAAAGGAATATCTGAATATCGGGGCAATTTTTTGGACACGTTATCAGGGATTTCCTCTTTGGGAATAGAACCTGAAGATAGTGTATAGTAACCTATTACCTTATTTTCTTCCCCTTCCAGTATGTAGCAAACCGCCACATTTTTTTCAACATCCTGTTTGGCAATTTTTGCCAAATAATCATTAAGTGACCTTTTGCCACAATCAAACTCATTCTTTTTGTGGGATTTCCCCAGTTTGCAAATTTTCATCGAATTGTTCGCTTTTGAATTTCAAATAATTTAAGCGAGCTTTTTTCAAATGGGCATTGGGACTTGGGGGATTCAGCAATGCATTAAAGAAAATACGTTTATCCTCTTCACTCTTCAAAATTTGACTTTCTTCAATCAATAAACTTTTGGATTCCTTGTACACACAATGCACAACGAATTCAGTCAGATTCTTAAACCCGCTAATCACCGAAGCTCTTTTAAAAAGCTCTTTCTGTTCTGTGCTAATACGAACATCAATTCTGTCATTAACTTGAGTTGCCATATCTACTTATTTTATTATTATCTGATTTTATCTGAATTCTAAATTTGATCTTTCAGTTTTTTTTTGCTGTGATTTAGTTGCTTGGCTTTAACTTTGATTATATTATCTATTCTTGTTGCCTTTTTAACTTCGGATTTTGCGATTTTATATTGATTTTTCTTGAGTTGAATTCTTTTAGTCTGTTTTTTCTTTTAATTTGTCTTTGACCTATAGTCCAATTCGTATTAGCAGAACAAATGTACGCTTTTTCAACGTACAAAAAAATAATTTTTAAAGAATATTAAATCAATATTTAACCTAGAATTAATATATTCAGGTAATAAAATGGACTAA
This window of the Aquiflexum balticum DSM 16537 genome carries:
- a CDS encoding GNAT family N-acetyltransferase codes for the protein MKICKLGKSHKKNEFDCGKRSLNDYLAKIAKQDVEKNVAVCYILEGEENKVIGYYTLSSGSIPKEEIPDNVSKKLPRYSDIPFAAIGRLAIDKNYQGKGLGGYLLVEAFTEILKVSEVLGIAGVFVDPIDNAAIKFYELYGFIKLNTSDRMFLPMATIRELLKD
- a CDS encoding type II toxin-antitoxin system TacA family antitoxin translates to MATQVNDRIDVRISTEQKELFKRASVISGFKNLTEFVVHCVYKESKSLLIEESQILKSEEDKRIFFNALLNPPSPNAHLKKARLNYLKFKSEQFDENLQTGEIPQKE
- a CDS encoding IS110 family RNA-guided transposase is translated as MKKIHQNTAGIDIGSRSIYVDIEGKEVASFETFTSDFRKAAVYLIEAGVTSVAMEATGSYWVILYDILTEAGLDVWLVDGRQTKQVPGRKTDVKDCQWINQLHAHGLLNRCFVAEGLMKELRSYQRLREDHIRSMSMHINHMQKALIEMNIRLPEVLSQVHGASGTVMIEAILQGERDPQKLLSLCHHSLIKKKGEKIVKALEGFYTEAGLFALKQAYEAYRFYKAQISDCDKKIQDTFNKQNMDLYEFPKGMKRKQIRHNKPDVSDLGKYLLKIFGGKDATKLSGFTDYTWFQVLTETGPDLSRWKTEKHFTSWLGLSPGQHQSGRKKKNKSKGRPKAGQIFRVIAQGLLNSKKIALGAFGRRLCGRKGPRVAIKAMARKLAEQYWRLMVKGSDFVEFGIKYYEEIMQKQKMKLIQRLAVELNMDIVPQEIEEKILNLHEE
- a CDS encoding SMP-30/gluconolactonase/LRE family protein, producing the protein MNRLLLCFIPILILSCTKTQTDMNYKQDAFIEIFDNKILEILDPEAKLEILSTGHAWTEGPLWLEETQTLVFTDIPNNAIYQVKDRESSIYIKPSGYTGETQRGGEVGANGLTLDPQGRLVMCQHGDRRMARMDSPLDQPQSKFITLVDNFQGKRLNSPNDVVFDKAGNMYFTDPPYGLEFNMDDPAKELDFQGIYCLKTDGELLLLDSISRPNGLAFSPDEKYFYLANSDPDQAVWFKYEVGENGLIHNRSLFFDATSYVGKEGYKGLPDGMKVHSSGTIFATGPGGVWIFDAAGKPLARIATGEATSNCAFSTDEKTFFMTADSYVLKLRLKK
- a CDS encoding TolB family protein produces the protein MKYLITLFGLFLMQMAIAQEEKIGIFSHSKDIGNPKLKGKTVYDQETQTYHLQGAGYNIWFERDEFHYAFDKIEGDFILTANFEFVGEGVDLHRKVGLMVRESEDENAAHITATLHGDGLTVLQWRELKGAFMRDPEDEIFAPKSHYSILQLERVGDEFIMRAALPNEPLQVIGSHKMSVMKNAVLVGIFIGSHNEDVLEEAKAWNVRLDKPVADSYNPGRDGYLGCRLETMNVFTGVRKVIFEKDGRFEAPNWMPDGQKLLINMDGSLYKIPVEGGSLEKLNTGFADRNNNDHGISFDGKMLAISHQREGYPGWGSTVYVLPLEGGEPTLVTEETPSYWHGWSPNGKEVLYVASRGERKTYDIYKKNIKGGDEVALTNTKPGEHVDGCEYSPDGKYIYYNGSKSGTMQIWRMKPDGSEPEQLTFDETNDWFPHISPDGKWLVYISFPEDIPVNDHPSYKRVALKMMPTSGGAPRVIAYLYGGQGTINVPSWSPDSQSIAFVSNFGK